The sequence GCGGTCTGCATTTTAAAATGTTGGCGATATAGACATCTTCTCTTTTGAGGCCGGCGGAAGATAAGAGCAAGTTTAAAACTTGGCCCGCCTCTCCGCAAAATGGCACTCCGGTTTTGTCCTCATTCGCCCCCGGCGCTTCACCGATGAACATAATTTTGGCGCCATGGTTTCCCTGACCGATGACCGGAAAATTGCGAGTTTTGTAAAGTTGGCATCCTCGGCAGTTGATGACTTCCTCTTTTATCGCTAAAAGCAATTTGTCTTTTTGATTTTCCCTCATATTTTATATTTTACGCTGGCGGCGGAAAATTCAAGTATTGAATAAATAGTCTCAGCCCTGATTTCTCATGATTTCTGAATCTTCTTAATCCTGCCTACCGAGTTTAAAGAAGTTATTAAGTATGTGAATGGTATATTCGGAATGGTTATTCTTGATGGGCGCGACATATTAGATTATCCTAACTAAAAATGGTGTCAAAAACCAGAGTTGACACCATTTTAACATTAACATGAAACGTAAACAGAAAAGGCGCCCGATGTTCCGGTACGCCAATTCTTGATGGCTGTTATGCCGTTTCCCAGCTCAGGAAACTCCAGTCAATTATTGCGCCTGCCCAATTTCGTTTGCCTACTATAACGCAGATAAGGCAAGCCAGGGCCAGCAAGCATAACCAAATGATGATGCTGGGGCCGGTGATCGGCAGTAATAGCCATTTGAGCCACTCAGGCAGCCCTTTTTTCATAGGCGCCTCCTCTCTTATAGTCAAGATACCATGTACATTTTGAATTGACAATATACTTGGAATTATAGTTTAATTACGACAAAGAAAGTCTTCATGAGAAGTGATGTTAAGGAGTTAAAAGAGCTGGCCATCTTCTTCTTTCTGGGAAAATATTATGGTGAAAGAAGAGAGGAGGAAAGAAACTAAAAGCCACCAAAGGATGTCCTCAAGATGGGTTAAGCCAATTTTGATGTCTAAAATTTTTTCGGGAGAATAAGCCCAGGTTTGCCACAAAAGCCCTAGAGGCCAAAGAAAATACCCATAAGTAGTTAAGATAAGAGTAGTGAGAAAAACCGTTTTGACCTTTCTCTTCAGAATTGGAAAATAGTAGCCCCATAGAAGACAAATTAAAGGAAGAGCAAAAAATAAAGTATAAAAAAGATAAGTATTTTTTCCAAACATAGCCTATTTTAGTTTTAGACGTTCTCGGATAATCAACGTGATGGTCGCCACAAACATTGGAAAAATCAGAATAAAAAGATATTCCTCTAAGGGTAATCCGCTGCCTGACGGACCAAACCAAACTCCAAGCGTTGGTGCCGCATCATACCACCACAGGCCTGTTTTCACCGAAAGCATATCCCAGGGAACCCCAAAAATAAAAGCAAAAAAGACAGTTAAAAGAAAAGTTTTTTTATATTTTCTCAAAAAAGGAAAAAATTTTAGCCAAAACAAAACTGTAGGAAAAAGAAAAAAAATGAGTAGAAATTTAAGATAAACAGGCATGGACACTAGGAAAAATGGCGCTGAAAACCAGAGTTGACACTATTTTTGTTCTATCCGGATAGAATTTACAAATTCACACCAAATCCAAAATTTGAGCTTAATTTTGTTCCTATCCTCGATGGTGACAGTCACCTTTCCACCTTTCCAAAATCTTATTTGTCATTTTTCGATGTTTCCTTCAATTTATTGATTTCTTTTTTCAGTTCTATCATTTTTAATTCTCGGCCGATTGTAAGTTTGTTAAATCTCTCTAAGTCATTGACTTTTTCTTGAAGCTCTTTCGTTTTTTGTGTGACTTTTTCTGCCAGCCCCTCTCTTTCTTCTTTTAAAGCTTCTGTCCTGTCTTTTAATTTTTCAGCCATGACATTAAAGCTAAAAAACAGATCTCCGATTTCATCTTGTCTCTTGGTTTTAACCCGATAGTCTAATCCGTCGCTTCCAATTTTCTCCATTCCGCTAAGCAATTGTTTGATTGGATCTATTACTGTAATTTTTATTGAAAAGGAAAGGGTGCCGATGATGGCCAGGATGGATATCAAGGTAATCAATAAAAACTCTCTTTGCGTTTTGGCAATAATTTTTTCTAAGGAGTCCAAAGATAGTTTTATACTGTAAATGCCGACTCTTTGGCCGCCAATATGAACAGGAGTAATGACTCTCAGCACATTGGTGCCATCTAATTCGGTCACAACCTTAGTGGAAATCGTCCCGTCTTGATAGGAAGCAATACTTTCTGGAATAGCCATTTTTCCAATCAGGCTAGTATCATTAGAAGCTATAATTTTTAAACCAGTTTCAACGGGCAAGCTAATGCTGATTCCGACAATATTAGAGCTTAGCCATATCATCTTGTAAATATTGGATTGCAGCTTGGCAACATCGTTTAATTCGTTTTTGCTGCCAATGCTGGCATCAAGCGCTTGAGCCAAACTGATGGCTGAATCGCGAAAAGAATCATAGAAAATCTTCCTCTGGTTATTGACGCTCAAATAATAAAAAACCGAAAGGGTCAAAGCAATAACCAGGGTAACGACAATGAGTAGTTTTAATTGAAGATTAGGTTTAAATTTCATTTAAAATGAAAGATTTGTCTTTTCCAAAAACAATAGTCCTTTTTACTGGCTCAACCACTTTTCTTCTATCTTCTTGAGCTCTCCCTCCCGCTTAAGCCGCCTTATGGTTTTATTAATCTGCGAAAGCAACCCTGGCTGATCTTTTTGAATGGCAATTCCGTAAAACTCCTGGGTAAAAATATCCCCCACTATTTGCAAGTCTTTTTCCTTGGCTGTCATTCCAACCGCTGCCGGATAATCGATAATAATCGCGTCGATCTTGCCTTTAAGCAAATCTTCTTTGGCTAAATCATAATTCTCATAAGTGTTCACCAAAGACGGATTAGCGGCATATTTCCGCGCCTCTTCTTCGCTGGTGGTTCCGACCTGAACCCCTACCCTATATTCCTTTAGGTCTTCTGGCTCATTAATGATCCTTTTCTTGTCTGTCGTGCTTACAATCACCTGACCGGCATTAAAATAGGGGTCAGAAAAGCCCAGAGTCTCAGCTCTTTCCCTGGTAATGGTGATGGCAGATATGATCATGTCCACTTCCTTGTTCTTAACAGCATCAAAAATTTCTTCCCAAATAATATTCTTGAATTTTGCTTCAACGCCAAGATCTGAAGCAATCTCCTTGGCTATATCTATATCCATGCCGAAGAAGTTTCCCTGTTCGTCCACGCTTTCCATGGGCGGATAAGTGGCGTCGGTGCCGATAATAATCTCGCCTCTCTTTTTTATCTCATTGATTCTTCCCAGCTCGGGCGCCCTGCCTCTCTCTGAAAAGAACTGGTTATAGATGAAAAACCCGAAACCTCCAAGCGCAAATATGATTACTATTGCCAAAACAATTATTCTCTTGGTCATATTAAGTACTGTTATTATTTCGAGCGAAGTGAGAAACAAGGTTCTTGCCGAAGGCAAGGTTCTTATTTTGTTTTACTTAACGACCTTTTACTCTTGTCAATGTGAAAAGTGACATTGACTCTACTTTGTATTCTATTGTCAACCTTATTCTAGCAAAAACCCATCTTTACCAAAAGGCGGATTGGCGATCTTTTGAGCCTAGTTTACCCTGAGCCGAGTCGAAGGGCTCCGCCCATATTTTTGTTCGATGACAGTCACCTTTCCAGCCAATGATTAAAAAAGGTACCTGACCCCTTTCCCTCCTTTTCCCTCTTAATCTTTTACAATTGTAACAATTATTTTCCTGTCTCTCGGCCCGTCTAATTCTAATAAAAATATTTGCTGCCAAGTTCCCCGAATTATCTGACCGCCTCTAAGAGGAAGTATCTTTTCTTGGCCCACAAGACCGGAAAGAATATGAGAATCGGCATTATCGTCGATTTTATCATGCTGAAAACCTGAACCGGAAACTAACTTTTTAAGAAAAACTAACCAATCTTGCTTTAAACCCTCTTCGTTTTCGGTTAATAAAATACCGGCTGTTGAATGCGGCACGAACACCAAAACTAACCCGTCTTTAATACCGCTTTCTTTTACCACTTTCTCAACCTCATCAGTAATATCAATCAACTGATATCTTTCCTGGCTTGAAACACTAAATTCGCTTATCATTTTTATGTTATATATAATTCTACGAGTCAAAAGGAGCTAAGCTCCTTAGAAAAGCTCCTTGGAATACTTACAGAATCGACTTTTTGCTTAGAATAGATTTGACCCCCATTTTTACTTGACAAGCATTCTGTATTTGATAATATTATAATATCACTACGAAAAAGACCCTGTTAAGGCTCGTCCTTAATGGGGGCTTTTTCTTTATTATTCAAAGAAATTTTATTTTTGACGTCATTCAGATAAGTGATTGGCGCGTTGGTTCTTTTTAATAATATTGAACATCTTTTTTGAATACTTGGGGAAAGTATGATTCTCAGTTTATTTTTTTCTTGCAAAAATTTTACCAAACCGGCGTAATCTCCGTCGCTGGTAACTAACACTAGTTTTTCGCAAGAATTTTCATAAACATCCCTAGCTGCCCGTAAAACTAAATCGGCATCGCAATTACCCTTTGGTTTGCCTTCTCCGTCATAAACCACTTCTTTAAAAATCAGAGTAAATCCGGCCTTTTGCAGCGCCTCATACATGTCTTTTTCCTTAGGGATTAAACCAATAAAATAATAAGCTCTATCTACTCCATATTTGTCCTTTAGCCACTTTCTGAATCTGGAAAAATCAATCTTCCAGCCAGAATTATTTACTCCGCGGTATAAGTTATTGCCGTCTATAAACGCGTAATTATTTTCTTCTTTCTCCATAATTTTACCTGCCCCGTAGCGTCCCGCTTTTAGCGGGACTGCTACTGGGGTTTCTCAATTAATTCCCTCTTTTTGTTTTGCGTTCTCCGAGGCGCCCGGAGGACGACTCATTTCCGCCACGCACTTCCGAAGTCCCTCGACAAACTCGGGACGGATAATAAAAGGTACCTGACCCCTTTTCTCCTTTTAGATTATTTCTAAATGATTCAATACGGACTATTTATCTCGTCTTTTATCAGTCACGCAAAATGAAGATTTAAATTTTAAACATAAAACGTTAATGATTTATCTTTGTAATAATCCCTAAGCTCATTTTCAATTTTTTCTTTTGCCCCGTAAGCTCTCCCGCTGTAATGAGTCAGTTGTACAAAATTAATCATTCGATTATCTATTTTTACAGAAAATCTTTTTGAATTTATTTCATTTAATTTAACCGAATAGTAATCTTTAAAGAATTTTTTAATAAAATAATATGTTGTACCTCCAAAACAAAAAACTGTTTTTATCTGGAAAACAGCTATCTCTTTGAGTAAAGCCTCCCCGCACTTTTCTAAGATTTCGGGATTTGCCCTAACAACCGCATATACCTCTCCTGAGTTAGTATATTTATCTCTTTCTAAAAACTTCCTGAGGATTGAATGCTTTATAAAATCAGATAGATAGCTTCCCTTTAATTTTTCTCTAATGTTTTTGCTTTTAAAATTTCCTATCAAGGCCAAAATAGGATGCCTCATATTATCCAACTCTAAACGATATAGATTAGGCAAACTACGATTCAAACCCAAAAACATTGTTTTTAACCTTTCTTTACTGGTTATTTTAGATAATTTACATTCAAAATACTCGTCTGGCAATAAAATACTAATATCTTCCAATGTTGTTGAGGGAACCTCAGAAATCATTTTTTTAAATTGTGCGTGATTTATGTTCTTCATAAAACTTTCCTTTATTTCGTCCTAAATTTTGATTAAAGTGTAATCTCACGAATTTCTAATTGTGTTTTGCCTTCTTTTTTCGGTTGTTGAAAATTGATCAAAAGACCGTTTCTGATCTTTAAAATCTTCATGTAATTCTTAATCTGTTGTTCTTCCGACAAACCCAAACTGCCGCCGACTGCCTTCAACTCCAAGATTATTTTTTCCTGGCCAAAATGAACAATTATATCCGGATATCCTTCGCCCACATAATACTCTCTATATTTAAGTTCTACCACCTTTTGGCTCTCATATTTTATTTTTGCAAGGCGCAGCCCAACCTGCATCGCTTTATCATAAACATCTTCTGAAAAACCAGAACCAAGATTCTTATAAACGTCTTTTGCGATGGAAATTATTCTTTGAATTTTAATATTTTTCATATTTTTATTTTCGTCAGCTTCCTAATTTTCTCTTTGAGTTCAAATATTATAAGCAAATTTAATATAATCGCCGATTTTGTTTTCGAGTTGTCTATTCCGATTTAGTTCTTTTATTTTTTCAGCGACCTTCAGTGGTTTATTATCACGACTAGAGATTTGAATACCAAGGTATGTTTCGATATTTGGCGAAAATGTCTTTCTTCTAGTTTCTTGGTTATTCAATAATTCTAAAATTTTTCCATTGGCTCCTGAATTCAAATCCTGACCTTCTGTATCATGAATAACAACATAATCTATCTGAAAGTGATTAAGAACTTTTTGAAACAAGGGAATAAAATCCCTACCGCGACAATTTATAAGAGTTGTATCTTCTTTTTTATGAAGATTAGTCTCTTCACTTAAAACATTCATAAACTCTCCGCCCTCTTTAAGGGTGACAAATTCACTATCTCCTTCTAATAAGACAACTCTTCTTGCGAAAAATAATTCGTTCACTGCAGGATCAAAGCGTATAATCATCTGCAATCTTTCTTTTGCTTCTTCTCTATTTCCGCCAGTGAATATTTCTTCGCTCTGCTGAAAAGTTTTCAAGTGATTTTCTGATGTCCGCACAAAACGAATGAGGGCTTTCTTTTTGTCTACTATACGAATTAAAAAGGGAGAATGTGTTGTTAAAATTACTTGCGCTTTTCCTTCTTCAGCAATTTCGTATAAAGTATTAGTAATTTTCCTAATCATTTGTGGATGCATATATATCTCTGGCTCCTCGATCATCAGGAGATTACGAGGACCGATTTCTTTAGAAGCGGGGCTTTTGGTTTCGGCAAGGAGTTCCAAGAGTGCAAAGATAAGTGCTCTTTGAAAACCGTGACCCTGTTCTTCTGGACTTGTAGTAATTTCTCTTCCATCGTTTGCAAGAATATTCGGAGTCGGCAGAATTTTTTCGACTTTAGGCACCTCGGCATCTATCAAACTTTTAGCAGGGATAATTCGCGATAACCTCTCTGTAATTTTCCCTTCTATTTCCTTGATTTTAGGAAGCTGTGTTCCCCCCTTAAAAAGTGCTGCATATTTTTGGAACGCACCTAACAACTCTTTGAATTGTGGTGTTTTTTCAAGATCGTTACGCAAAATTAGATTAAACAACTGGCCGAAAACGGCTTTCGTGTTGCCTTCTGTCACATCAGATATACTTTTTATAGCCTCAATATAAATTTTCTGCATTT is a genomic window of bacterium containing:
- a CDS encoding lycopene cyclase domain-containing protein, with the translated sequence MPVYLKFLLIFFLFPTVLFWLKFFPFLRKYKKTFLLTVFFAFIFGVPWDMLSVKTGLWWYDAAPTLGVWFGPSGSGLPLEEYLFILIFPMFVATITLIIRERLKLK
- a CDS encoding HAMP domain-containing protein, which translates into the protein MKFKPNLQLKLLIVVTLVIALTLSVFYYLSVNNQRKIFYDSFRDSAISLAQALDASIGSKNELNDVAKLQSNIYKMIWLSSNIVGISISLPVETGLKIIASNDTSLIGKMAIPESIASYQDGTISTKVVTELDGTNVLRVITPVHIGGQRVGIYSIKLSLDSLEKIIAKTQREFLLITLISILAIIGTLSFSIKITVIDPIKQLLSGMEKIGSDGLDYRVKTKRQDEIGDLFFSFNVMAEKLKDRTEALKEEREGLAEKVTQKTKELQEKVNDLERFNKLTIGRELKMIELKKEINKLKETSKNDK
- a CDS encoding basic amino acid ABC transporter substrate-binding protein; amino-acid sequence: MTKRIIVLAIVIIFALGGFGFFIYNQFFSERGRAPELGRINEIKKRGEIIIGTDATYPPMESVDEQGNFFGMDIDIAKEIASDLGVEAKFKNIIWEEIFDAVKNKEVDMIISAITITRERAETLGFSDPYFNAGQVIVSTTDKKRIINEPEDLKEYRVGVQVGTTSEEEARKYAANPSLVNTYENYDLAKEDLLKGKIDAIIIDYPAAVGMTAKEKDLQIVGDIFTQEFYGIAIQKDQPGLLSQINKTIRRLKREGELKKIEEKWLSQ
- a CDS encoding secondary thiamine-phosphate synthase enzyme YjbQ; the encoded protein is MISEFSVSSQERYQLIDITDEVEKVVKESGIKDGLVLVFVPHSTAGILLTENEEGLKQDWLVFLKKLVSGSGFQHDKIDDNADSHILSGLVGQEKILPLRGGQIIRGTWQQIFLLELDGPRDRKIIVTIVKD
- a CDS encoding NYN domain-containing protein, coding for MEKEENNYAFIDGNNLYRGVNNSGWKIDFSRFRKWLKDKYGVDRAYYFIGLIPKEKDMYEALQKAGFTLIFKEVVYDGEGKPKGNCDADLVLRAARDVYENSCEKLVLVTSDGDYAGLVKFLQEKNKLRIILSPSIQKRCSILLKRTNAPITYLNDVKNKISLNNKEKAPIKDEP
- a CDS encoding GxxExxY protein; amino-acid sequence: MKNIKIQRIISIAKDVYKNLGSGFSEDVYDKAMQVGLRLAKIKYESQKVVELKYREYYVGEGYPDIIVHFGQEKIILELKAVGGSLGLSEEQQIKNYMKILKIRNGLLINFQQPKKEGKTQLEIREITL
- a CDS encoding AAA family ATPase, yielding MKIKKFTIQNFKCLGPDPIDFDFSDDILVLIGENNVGKSSVLKALDIYFSGTKTMPVEYFFNKQNDQTHAVVITVVFNNLTNRDKVHLAISPYISQEDKEDVWILRKSYYYLEDGSAQCDYIAIVNGEEKRNPTGRPQNCDDLFTDEKMQKIYIEAIKSISDVTEGNTKAVFGQLFNLILRNDLEKTPQFKELLGAFQKYAALFKGGTQLPKIKEIEGKITERLSRIIPAKSLIDAEVPKVEKILPTPNILANDGREITTSPEEQGHGFQRALIFALLELLAETKSPASKEIGPRNLLMIEEPEIYMHPQMIRKITNTLYEIAEEGKAQVILTTHSPFLIRIVDKKKALIRFVRTSENHLKTFQQSEEIFTGGNREEAKERLQMIIRFDPAVNELFFARRVVLLEGDSEFVTLKEGGEFMNVLSEETNLHKKEDTTLINCRGRDFIPLFQKVLNHFQIDYVVIHDTEGQDLNSGANGKILELLNNQETRRKTFSPNIETYLGIQISSRDNKPLKVAEKIKELNRNRQLENKIGDYIKFAYNI